One segment of Primulina tabacum isolate GXHZ01 chromosome 6, ASM2559414v2, whole genome shotgun sequence DNA contains the following:
- the LOC142550118 gene encoding uncharacterized protein LOC142550118: protein MNSNLSVATPMGKMIITDNVLFNAVLLHEENVLYLNLIVLPMHDFDCIVGMDVLTANRATVDCYRGIVRFRPSFSPKWNFYGRGSQAKIPLVSAIEMNQLLDSDHEGFLVYAVDLSQDERRIYDIPVVREFPDVFPKEIPGFPPEREVEFSIKLMSGTEPISRAPYRLAPVELKELKEQLQDLLSKEAVLRKAIQV from the exons ATGAATTCCAATCTATCTGTTGCTACTCCGATGGGCAAAATGATTATCACTGATAATGTGTTGTTCAATGCGGTTTTGTTACATGAGGAAAATGTTCTATATCTGAATCTCATAGTCCTACCTATgcatgactttgattgtatcgtTGGTATGGATGTTTTGACTGCAAATCGTGCCACTGTTGATTGTTATCGAGGAATAGTTCGTTTCAGGCCTAGCTTTTCTCCTAAATGGAATTTCTATGGCCGTGGTTCTCAAGCCAAGATTCCTCTAGTTTCTGCCATTGAGATGAATCAATTGTTAGATTCTGATCATGAAGGTTTTCTTGTTTATGCTGTTGATCTATCGCAAGATGAGCGACGGATTTATGATATTCCTGTAGTCCGTGAGTTTCCTGATGTGTTTCCAAAAGAGATTCCTGGTTTTCCACCAGAACGAGAAGTTGAGTTCAGTATCAAATTAATGTCAGGAACGGAACCCATATCTCGAGCACCATATCGTTTAGCTCCTGTTGAGCTAAAAGAACTGAAAGAGCAATTACAAGATTTATTGAGTAAAG AAGCAGTTTTACGCAAAGCTatccaagtgtga